Within Aliivibrio fischeri, the genomic segment ATTCAAGATGAGGCGTTAATATTTAAAACGGCTTTTACGCTAATTGTTTTAACTTATGCTCAACCACCGGATCATCTGGCACTAATAATTGCGCCATTTCTAAAAGCTGAATGGCATCTTTTGGATGCTCATCTTGGTGCTTAAGTGCGATATCAATTAAAGGCTGAACATCTATCTGCGCTTGGTGCTCTTGTACGTGCGCTTCTTTCTCACCAATAACAATATTATGTGCTTTACTCAATAAGCCCAGACGGTGCTCAGAGCTTGAGTTCGCTTTATTAAGGCGTTTGTAATAATCTTCTTTAAAACGTAACGTTTTAGTTTGCTGACGAAATTGGGCAATATCAACCTTTTGATGGCGCATGAAATCAACCGCCACCTGCTTATAAAAGCCGAATTTATTAAGATAAGTAGCGTGAGTACCATGTCCCATACCAAACACACGTAAATGCGTCAGTTCAGGATAACGTTTAGCGTGCAAACGATCGATGCGATTTGTTGGGTCATAAATGATATAGCCCTTCGCTTTTCCTAAATCAAGATCGTGATAATCGCCTTCCCAATCAAACTTCTGTGCAATTTCAGTGCTTGATCTGTCATCCCATGGCGCAATGTTTTGGTTTTTCGTACTAACAGGATGAAACAGCAAAACTTGGTCAAGTTGCAACAAATTAGCAAATGCACCAATAGCGAATCCACCACGACTTAATCCATACCCTAAACGATACGTAAATGGTTCAAGCAAGGTAGATAATTGCTCTAAAAAGAAGATTAAGTTTCGACTACGGAACCAGTT encodes:
- a CDS encoding cytosolic protein, whose product is MKLLYWLDEWLTNSRSQQQARLPMTGSDLLDDVFVKYEFVDLDKPLLFTFSPAGTNLKEQDLHEDYAPWGYHLARKQDVNVISFQHLGQSNWFRSRNLIFFLEQLSTLLEPFTYRLGYGLSRGGFAIGAFANLLQLDQVLLFHPVSTKNQNIAPWDDRSSTEIAQKFDWEGDYHDLDLGKAKGYIIYDPTNRIDRLHAKRYPELTHLRVFGMGHGTHATYLNKFGFYKQVAVDFMRHQKVDIAQFRQQTKTLRFKEDYYKRLNKANSSSEHRLGLLSKAHNIVIGEKEAHVQEHQAQIDVQPLIDIALKHQDEHPKDAIQLLEMAQLLVPDDPVVEHKLKQLA